A genome region from Mycolicibacterium litorale includes the following:
- a CDS encoding NINE protein codes for MTDPSQFGNTPDGTPPPPPGSYPPPPAGTGFPPSSYPPPPGNYPPPYYDPSAPYGRHPMTGEPYSDKSKFVAGLLQLVGLVGLVGIGRIYLGQTGLGVAQLVVGLVTCGIGAVIWGIIDAILIFTDKVRDPNGLPLRDGT; via the coding sequence ATGACCGATCCCTCGCAGTTCGGCAACACCCCTGACGGCACACCGCCCCCTCCGCCGGGAAGTTATCCGCCGCCGCCCGCCGGCACCGGATTCCCACCGTCGTCGTATCCGCCGCCGCCCGGCAATTACCCGCCGCCCTATTACGACCCGTCTGCGCCCTACGGTCGGCATCCGATGACCGGAGAGCCGTACTCGGACAAGTCGAAGTTCGTCGCCGGGCTTCTCCAGCTGGTCGGCCTGGTGGGCCTGGTCGGCATCGGCCGCATCTACCTCGGCCAGACCGGACTGGGCGTCGCCCAGCTGGTGGTCGGCCTCGTCACCTGCGGTATCGGTGCGGTCATCTGGGGCATCATCGACGCGATCCTCATCTTCACCGACAAGGTCCGCGACCCGAATGGTCTCCCACTGCGTGATGGAACCTGA
- a CDS encoding DUF2752 domain-containing protein, whose amino-acid sequence MEPDAPAPSRTPLYLTLGTGALFAGALAYIGIADPHRPGFLAPLCPFKALTGWDCPACGGLRMTHDLLHGDLAAAVADNVFLLVGLPLLAIWALLRRRQRKPVMPVPAIAVLAVAVLSWTVVRNLPGFPLVPTLLDG is encoded by the coding sequence ATGGAACCTGACGCTCCCGCACCCAGTCGCACGCCGCTGTACCTCACCCTGGGTACCGGCGCACTGTTCGCTGGTGCGCTGGCCTACATCGGGATCGCCGACCCGCACCGGCCGGGCTTCCTCGCCCCGCTCTGCCCGTTCAAAGCGCTGACGGGGTGGGACTGTCCGGCGTGTGGCGGGCTGCGCATGACGCACGACCTCCTGCACGGCGACCTCGCCGCGGCCGTCGCCGACAACGTCTTCCTGCTCGTCGGGCTGCCTTTGCTGGCGATCTGGGCGCTGCTCCGGCGGCGACAGCGCAAACCCGTGATGCCGGTACCTGCCATCGCGGTGCTCGCGGTGGCGGTGCTGAGTTGGACCGTCGTGCGTAATCTGCCCGGGTTTCCGCTGGTCCCGACTTTGCTCGACGGGTAG